GTGACTGCTGGAGGCCTTACCGCGCAGGCGGTCGCCGAGCTCGTCGGTGGCCGCCTGCTTGGCGATGGGGCGGTCACCATCCGCGCCATCCGGCCGCTGGACCGGGCCGGGCCGGAGGCGCTCTCCTTTGCCATCTCCAGCCGATACGCGCAGGAGCTGCGCTCCTCCCGCGCGGGGGCCGTGCTGGTACCGGACGCGCTGGCCGACGCGGAGCCGGGTCCGCGCACCCGTATCGTGGTGCGGGATCCCTACGCCGCACTGACCCGGGTGATGGACGCGCTGTTTCCCGCCGTCCCTCATCAGCCCGGCGTAGACCCCACCGCCCGATTGGGACCAGGGTGCGTCCTGGGAGCGGACGTCCATCTGGGGCCGTTCGTCGTGCTCGGCCGGGGCGTCCATCTCGGGGCGCGCTGCCGGCTGGCCGAAGGGGTCTCCCTGGGCGAACACGTGTCCGTGGGAGAGGACACCGTGATCGGGCCCCGGGTGGTCTGCTATTCGGGCAGTGCCATCGGCAGCCGGGTGGTCCTCAAGGCCGGCGCGGTGATCGGTGGCGATGGGTTCGGGTATCTGTCCGGTCCGGCGGGGCATACCCGGATTCCGCACGTCGGCGGGTGCATCCTGGAAGACGACGTCGAGATCGGCTCCAATTCGTGCGTGGATCGGGGCAGTGTGGACGACACGGTGGTCGGCCGCGGCAGCAAGCTCGACAACCTGGTCCATGTGGGTCACAACGTGCGGCTGGGCGAGCGCTGCCTGGTGATGGCCGGCGTCGGCATCGCCGGGAGCACCCGGATCGGCAACGACGTCATCCTGGCCGGCCACGTGGGCGTGACCGACCATCTCCTCATCGGCGACCGGGTTCGGGTGGCCGCCAAGAGCGCGGTGTTCGGTGACATCCCTGGCGGGGCCTCGTTCAGCGGGCACCCCGCGCGGCCCCACCGGCAATTCCTTCGGGCACAGGCGGCGCTCTATCGCGTGGCCCCCATCATCACCCAACTGGAGCGGCTGGTTGCCCAGACCGAGGGCGATGCCTAGGCGCACGCTCGCCGCTCCGGCCGTCGTGCGTGGGGTGGGTCTCCACAGCGGGGTCCAGGTCACGGCCCGCTGCACCGGGGCGCCGGCGGGGCAGGGCATCGTCTTCCGGCGGGTCGACCTGCCCGATGCGCTCCCGGTGCCCGCCACGATCGCGGAGGTGCAGTCGACCGACCGGCGGACCGCCCTGGGACGTGCCCCGGGAACGGTGCAGACGGTCGAGCACCTCCTCGCCGCCGCCGCCGCGCTGGAGCTCGACGATCTGACGGTGGAGCTGGACGGGCCCGAGCCGCCCATCGGGGACGGCTCCTTCGAGCCCTATGTCACCGCCATGCGGGAAGCGGGTTTCTGCGAGCAGCCGGGCGAGCCGCTGATCTACCGGGTGGGCACCCCGTTCGAGCTCGTCGAAGGCGACTCCAGCTACGTGGTGGCACCCTCCCGCTCGCTCCGTCTCACCACCACCATAGAGTGGGCCCACCCGCTGATCGGCCGGCAGACGGGGAGCTACGAGATCACCCCGCAGGATTTCACCCGCGAGCTGGCCAGCGCGCGTACCTTCGGGTTCCTTCGTGAGGCGGACGCGCTCCATGCCCGCGGGCTGGCGCTGGGCGCGGCGCTGGAGTCCACGCTGGTGCTCTCGGACGAGGGGCTCGTCGGGGGTGCGCTCCGCTGGCCCGACGAGTTCGTGCGCCACAAGGCGGCCGACATCCTGGGCGACCTGGCGTTGGTCGGCGGCCGGGTCCAGGCTCATGTGATCGCAACCCGACCGAGCCACCAGGGAAATATCGCGCTGGCCCGCTGGCTCACTCGAACCGCTCTGCGCAACGGAGGCGTGGCGATGGACATCGGCCGGATCCTGGACGTGATTCCCCACCGGTACCCTTTCCTCCTGGTCGACCGGATCCTGGAGGTCGAGGGAACCAGACGGATCGTGGGGATCAAGAACGTGACCATCAACGAGCCGTTCTTCCAGGGCCACTTTCCCGGCCATCCGATCATGCCGGGCGTGCTGATCATCGAAGCGATGGCCCAGGTCGGAGGCATGCTGCTCCTGGGCACGATCGAGGATCCCGACCAGAAGGTGGTGTACTTCATGTCGCTCGACAACGTGAAGTTCCGCCGGCCGGTCCTGCCCGGCGACCAGTTGCGCTGCGAGCTGGAGATGCTGCAGAACCGCGGCCGGACCTGCCGGATGAAGGGGGTGGCCTATGTGGACGGTAACGTGGTGGCCGAAGCCGAAATGATGGCGCGAGTGGTCGACCGGTGATCACGGTGGTGCACCCGACCGCCATTCTCGATCCCGCCGCCGAGCTGGGGCAGGGGGTGGAGATCGGGCCCTGGGCCATGGTGGGTCCGCACGTCTGTATCGGGGACCGATGTCGGATCGGCCCCCGCGCCCGGCTGCAGCGCAACGTCCGTCTGGCCGAGGACGTGACCGTGGGGGACGGCTCGATTCTCGGCGGCGATCCCCAGGACCTCAAGTACAAAGGGGAAGAGACCTGGGTCGAGGTCGGTCCCGGCAGCATCATCCGCGAGTACTCCACCATCAACCGAGGCACCACCCAGAGCTTCCGCACCACCGTCGGGGCCCGGTGCTTCATCATGAGCTACGTCCACCTGGCGCACGACTGCCACCTCGGAGACGAGGTGGTGATCGCCAACGGCACCCAGCTCGCGGGGCACGTGACCATCCAGGACCACGCGGTGCTGAGCGGGCTCAATGCGGTCCACCAGTTCGTGACCATCGGGGCCTATGCCTTCGTCGGTGGCGGCTCCCGGGTCAACCAGGATATTCCGCCGTACGTGAAGGCGGTGGGCAACCCGATGGAGCTCTACGGGCTCAATTCGATCGGGCTGCAGCGCGCCGGCTTCTCCGGCGAGACCGTGGCGGCGCTCAAGCGGGCCTACCGGCTGTTCTTCAACTCCGAGCTCAATCTCTCCCAGGCGCTCGAGCGGGCGCGGACCGACCTGCCCCCGTTCCCGGAAGTGGAGCGATTCCTGGCGTTCGTCGAATCGTCCGAGCGCGGCGTGCCGGCGTGAGCACGCCGCTGCCGGTCGGCGTCATC
This is a stretch of genomic DNA from Gemmatimonadales bacterium. It encodes these proteins:
- the lpxC gene encoding UDP-3-O-acyl-N-acetylglucosamine deacetylase — protein: MPRRTLAAPAVVRGVGLHSGVQVTARCTGAPAGQGIVFRRVDLPDALPVPATIAEVQSTDRRTALGRAPGTVQTVEHLLAAAAALELDDLTVELDGPEPPIGDGSFEPYVTAMREAGFCEQPGEPLIYRVGTPFELVEGDSSYVVAPSRSLRLTTTIEWAHPLIGRQTGSYEITPQDFTRELASARTFGFLREADALHARGLALGAALESTLVLSDEGLVGGALRWPDEFVRHKAADILGDLALVGGRVQAHVIATRPSHQGNIALARWLTRTALRNGGVAMDIGRILDVIPHRYPFLLVDRILEVEGTRRIVGIKNVTINEPFFQGHFPGHPIMPGVLIIEAMAQVGGMLLLGTIEDPDQKVVYFMSLDNVKFRRPVLPGDQLRCELEMLQNRGRTCRMKGVAYVDGNVVAEAEMMARVVDR
- the lpxA gene encoding acyl-ACP--UDP-N-acetylglucosamine O-acyltransferase, which translates into the protein MVHPTAILDPAAELGQGVEIGPWAMVGPHVCIGDRCRIGPRARLQRNVRLAEDVTVGDGSILGGDPQDLKYKGEETWVEVGPGSIIREYSTINRGTTQSFRTTVGARCFIMSYVHLAHDCHLGDEVVIANGTQLAGHVTIQDHAVLSGLNAVHQFVTIGAYAFVGGGSRVNQDIPPYVKAVGNPMELYGLNSIGLQRAGFSGETVAALKRAYRLFFNSELNLSQALERARTDLPPFPEVERFLAFVESSERGVPA
- the lpxD gene encoding UDP-3-O-(3-hydroxymyristoyl)glucosamine N-acyltransferase; the protein is MTAGGLTAQAVAELVGGRLLGDGAVTIRAIRPLDRAGPEALSFAISSRYAQELRSSRAGAVLVPDALADAEPGPRTRIVVRDPYAALTRVMDALFPAVPHQPGVDPTARLGPGCVLGADVHLGPFVVLGRGVHLGARCRLAEGVSLGEHVSVGEDTVIGPRVVCYSGSAIGSRVVLKAGAVIGGDGFGYLSGPAGHTRIPHVGGCILEDDVEIGSNSCVDRGSVDDTVVGRGSKLDNLVHVGHNVRLGERCLVMAGVGIAGSTRIGNDVILAGHVGVTDHLLIGDRVRVAAKSAVFGDIPGGASFSGHPARPHRQFLRAQAALYRVAPIITQLERLVAQTEGDA